The nucleotide window TATCTATTGAATTTGCTTTTGAAGGAGTCATGTATTAAAAATACGAGTAACTTTTTagcaaaaagaaaataatttaagtaGAAATATAAATAACTTTTGATATCATGAGTAAATTCGGATATCGATTcggttatatatataatttaagtgGGAGTAAATAATTTAGAAAAATAGATGGAGTTGGATTTCCAAAGTGTTTTTTCTACAAATGAAAAATGGCATAATATCAAAAATGGTCCTTGTATCTTATCAGATTTTCATTTActctcaaaattttattttgaagttTTGATAAAAGAAATCATGTAACGAAGGGGATTTTTATTTGTGCAAATGGTACTTCGAGCTTGGAACAAGCATGAAGAAATTAACGATACTTCTTTATCTTTTGGTTGTTTTACCGGATCAGCCGCTCAAGAACTTTTGGTTTCTACTCGGACCCGATGGAAAAAATGGGATCACTTCTTATGAGTTCGTTGAGAATGATTCTGATCTAGTTCATGACTTATTAGAAATAAAAGGTGAACTTGTGGGATCCTCACACACAAAAAAAGACTGCGGTCAGTTTGGTAATGATCGAATGACATTGCTTTTTTGATCTGAGCCAAGGAaatatgatgcaatgcaaaatgGGGTATTATTCCAAGTTTTTAGTTGAGCTCCAATGTTTTGACAAAAAATGGAATAAATCACAAATGGTCCCctcataattttatcaaattttcaagataaattcttGAAAAACCAATTCTTAACTTGAAACCTATTTATGTCCtactaaaattgaaaaaaaaaaacaattcaaagaaaataaaattgttatCATGAAAATCTGAAAAAATATGGAGACTATTCTTGATATTATGTCAGTTTTCATCTAGGGAGACAAAAAAAGAAAACTATATGGAAGTGGGTTACCCCAGCTGCCAACTTCTACCCCAGTGTCTTACTTCACCTATCctatgtaattattttatttcatatatatgagAAATATAAAAAACCAGAACTTttgtgttttattatttttatatgaaatattttaaataaaaaagctAAAACAAAAAAGACTACCTTAAGAGTGtttggatgaaatttttttaaaaaaattttaaaaatgggtTTATTTGTTCCTCCATTCACTtttcaactaaattatttatatgcttCTTGAAATTGGTTTAAACTTAATTTAATACTCACTTTCCAATTAGGTATACGAAGTATTTATCTGTTATATATTtcaactctttttcttttctttttgacaaatattaaaaaaaatactcATAATCAATTACAAAGCATTACGCTGCgtgtttataaaaatatatatattttttaaatgtatatgcacattaaaaatataaaatatttataaaatctaaaaatcatataaattataaaaatacaataattaaaaagaatttagttgaaattaataatattattaaaaatataaaaatatttaataatttgtaaaacttatttaacattgaaaattatttaaaattaataaatagtataaaattttaatattatgtttacattttcaatattattttattatttttatgaaatttaaaattttaaaaattatagtttttataatttttatatttttaataatttaattttttccaattttataataatattattaatttcaattaaattcttttccattattttatttttagttttttacaatttatattttctagattttatatatatttttgaattttttatatatttacttttcttttatatatttttaaatacgtacatttataaaaaatattttttacataAAGATGTCAATGTCACTTTGTAATTGACTATAAGCTTTTCTTTTAGTGTCTGTCAAAAATGAACTTAAAAATGATAACGAAGACATAATTTAGGTCCAAATTAAGAAATGAATATACTTTAAGTACCAATTTGAATAAATATCAAAGTGAGAAAACGAATAAAGTCGAAATTGTATATTAaagattatttatatttagtagcACAACTTTGATTAttcatttaaatataaaaatttattcaatGTTTGAAATTCTTTTTTAAAAGCTAAAATATAAGCTGAtaatctatttattattttaattttcttttcattccattttatcctattcaatttttaaattttttaattataaaggGATAAAGTCCTAAATACGACTCAAACTCATGTCATATCTGAGATGATGGACACCATAACTAGGAGTGAGTATTCGAccgagtcgagtcgaatcgagtaaaaatttttcgagtTAGTCAAgttgacaaatcctattttagcaaccgaactcaatttgaatttttttttcgaattgaatcgagtcgagttaacgaatcctattatttatatttaatgttGCATTTAGATGGACCGATTGTTTAACTAGTACACGAAGTagaagattatttaactacatgaacaatataataattttaccttttaacttaatgggtaaacatttatcagAACAACGTAGTTTTATcctttaacttaattattttgaattttaacttttaaaaaagtaaatatttatcaaaacgacgtagttttgtcTCTTTTTATTCAGATTTTCGAATAActtgaattgtgtaattcatattcgagttaaaccgaaaacttaattttttattcgagttgatctaaataacttaattaacccaaataactcaaactatttaatttaaaatttaaaatttttattaaatttttgaatCGAATAGAATTTTGTTCACCCCTAACCCTAACTATCAACATACAATTTtttattgaatattttatttCTAGTAAAATGAAGTGAGGGAGTTTGTTTATGTTTGGTTGAATTTTAAGACTTGCAATAATCATTGATATCTCCAAAATTGAAGATTTGTAgttgaaaatgaaattaaaatagaaaagAGAGAACAAAAGAATATTCTCAAAAatggaaaaacaaaaatataaaggaAAAGTGGCAAAAGAGTAGTTGGCTACCTAACAAAATGAAGTATCCTTCTTCACCAGTCACCTGGCTCCATTTTGCCATATTGCTACCATTTTTAACCAATTTTTTGTATTATGATTAATTACCCATAAATTTTCAgtaattttatttaatcagatTTCAATTGGAAAAAAAAGTAATCATATAATTAATTATCTATTTTAACTCAAAAACTAGAAATTAGACACAAAGTGGGTCAGTGGGGAGCCCTCCCACCTACCACAATATCAACGGCGATGCCAAAATTTGACcattttaggattttttttttcttatatatttaCTCAAATACTATCTACCCATTTGTCTATTTTCCTCAAAAACCCACATCTTTGATTTCCttctataaaaaagaaaaagaaaaaaacagagGAAAGAAGGGACTTTTTGAGGTTTGGGTTCTTTTTTCTTATGTTGAATTTCAATAAAGTTTGGAACTTTTGATCTGTTTGTTTGATCCCATCATGTTTTTAGTTTCgaagatttgattttttttttgttaattaagcAAAACCAATTGTCTTTCTGGCTTTTACTTGAGAATTCTTGTCTGAGTTTGGCTGATATCTGggttttggttttctttttttttcattgttAGTTTGGGATTTGAACGAAAACAAAATTTATTCAGCTGCTATTAGTTGTGGATTTACAATAGTGTTATGTTATGTATGATCTGAGAAATTTCAgtttattttcatcatctatttTACTGGGTTAGTTGATGAGTTTGTAGAGCATGgattctttattttttaatttgaattaaCAAATAGTTTAGTTTACAGAAGTTATAGCTTCTGCAAGGTTTACCAGTGATCATATGTAGGGAGATTTCAATTCATTCATTTGTTAAATCTGCTATTAGAGAGGggttattgttattattgttattgttattactattattattattattaaagttttCTTATTTGATTCTCACAAACTGTTAGCAATTTCATTCCATTGTTTTTGAATCTGTTAACACTAGAGGTAATCTTCTAACTtattttttattatcataaaacaTTAAGCTTTGTATTTAAGTAGAAGGTTCCAATTAGCTTCAATGGTTAAGGACTTTGTTAGTTGTACTGTGGACCTGAAATTGATTCTTAGTTTTGAAGAGATATGAATTTTCTGAGAGTATGAGGGTGACCAATGATATATGGCTGATCCATTGCACAAATATGATTGCTTTTAGTTTCAAGGACATTATATGATCACTGGtgttttatgtgtatatatatacatatgtatgtatatgtgtgtatatataatcTATTAGAAGTTGGTTTTCTCATTTTGTAGTTTTCTTTGTCTCTATTgtcaatttttattttcttttggcttgtCACTGATTATGATGTGCAAATTTAACAGGAAGAACTATGGCTCCACCTACAAGAATAGGACTTGCTGGTTTGGCTGTTATGGGCCAAAATCTTGCTCTTAACATTGCCGAGAAAGGCTTCCCCATTTCTGTTTACAACAGAACTACCTCCAAAGTCGATGAGACTGTTGAAAGAGCTAAACAGGAAGGGGATCTTCCTTTATTTGGTTTCCATGATCCTGAATCTTTTGTTCAGTCGATCCAGAAACCTCGAGTGATAATCATGCTTGTTAAGGCAGGGGCCCCTGTTGACCAGACCATTAAAACTCTCTCTGCATACATGGAGAAAGGTGATTGTATCATTGATGGTGGCAATGAGTGGTACGAGAACACCGAGAGACGGGAGAAAGAAATGTCTGGACTGGGTTTGTTATACTTGGGGATGGGAGTTTCAGGTGGTGAAGAAGGTGCACGGAACGGTCCCTCTTTGATGCCTGGAGGGTCTTTTGAAGCTTACAAATACATTGAAGACATTCTTCATAAGGTTGCCGCTCAAGTTTCTGATAGCGGACCCTGTGTGACTTACATTGGCAAAGGTGGATCAGGTAATTTTGTCAAGATGGTTCATAATGGAATTGAATATGGTGATATGCAGCTGATTGCCGAGGCTTATGATGTTCTGAAATCTGTTGGAAAATTATCGAATGAAGAACTACGGAGTGTTTTCTTGGAATGGAACAGGGGGGAGCTTTTGAGCTTCTTGATTGAAATCACGGCTGATATATTCGGAATTAAGGATGATAAAGGAGAGGGTTATTTAGTTGACAAAGTTTTGGACAAAACCGGCATGAAGGGTACTGGTAAATGGACTGTACAGCAAGCTGCTGATTTGTCCATTGCTGCTCCAACAATTGCAGCTTCTTTGGATTCAAGGTTCCTTAGTGGGTTGAAGGAGGAAAGAGTTGAAGCCGCTAAAGTTTTCAAATCAGGAGGGTTCGGTGATGTCTTGACCGACCAAACCGTGGACAAGGCGAAATTAATTGATGATGTAAGGCAAGCACTTTATGCATCCAAGATCTGCAGTTATGCACAGGGCATGAATCTCATTCGTGCAAAAAGCATCGAGAAGGGTTGGGACTTGAAGTTGGGGGAACTGGCTAGAATATGGAAGGGAGGCTGCATCATCAGAGCTATTTTCCTTGACCGAATCAAGAAGGCATACGACAGAAACCCTGACCTTGCAAACCTTCTTGTTGATCCCGAGTTTG belongs to Gossypium arboreum isolate Shixiya-1 chromosome 7, ASM2569848v2, whole genome shotgun sequence and includes:
- the LOC108454870 gene encoding 6-phosphogluconate dehydrogenase, decarboxylating 1, with amino-acid sequence MAPPTRIGLAGLAVMGQNLALNIAEKGFPISVYNRTTSKVDETVERAKQEGDLPLFGFHDPESFVQSIQKPRVIIMLVKAGAPVDQTIKTLSAYMEKGDCIIDGGNEWYENTERREKEMSGLGLLYLGMGVSGGEEGARNGPSLMPGGSFEAYKYIEDILHKVAAQVSDSGPCVTYIGKGGSGNFVKMVHNGIEYGDMQLIAEAYDVLKSVGKLSNEELRSVFLEWNRGELLSFLIEITADIFGIKDDKGEGYLVDKVLDKTGMKGTGKWTVQQAADLSIAAPTIAASLDSRFLSGLKEERVEAAKVFKSGGFGDVLTDQTVDKAKLIDDVRQALYASKICSYAQGMNLIRAKSIEKGWDLKLGELARIWKGGCIIRAIFLDRIKKAYDRNPDLANLLVDPEFAKEIIDRQSAWRRVVCLAINSGISTPGMSASLAYFDTYRRERVPANLVQAQRDYFGAHTYERVDMEGSFHTEWFKTAKQLKN